In Armatimonadota bacterium, one genomic interval encodes:
- a CDS encoding SpoIIE family protein phosphatase yields the protein MPSTDRKISLKIRLLVVLLAAVIIPSVVIAGILVRTGAEREQRRIFAEMQAVAEAVSDDISEFMGNVQSILVTASLSHAYWVSRRQALTDLQKKFPFFKQLAIYDFSGIVQVIVRQKGATWQPPQVLTRAAIKEAMAGRNYTSDVQFVMPHYPLVLVAVPIGQPGEPPSEVLFGVVSLETPKDIISKIRMGRGGYVFVVDKKGRVIAHPLERMHLIGADFSRLGPVRQALEGKTDTALTREDIFTDPSGREVAGVFHRIPDLGWVVVVQVPVSEAFGSQAGTFAIALAWAFLFAVLFGLFGLYLVRRVTIPISKLKEGAEAIGAGNLSWRINVRTRDELEDLADALNRMAENLEVSRRQLEEEHDRAVKAAREANILFRVSQSLVFSMDLEHRLMVVARNLADVCDASKAALWLVENGYLKPAISHGLSAEEKEFHASWSLPLSAAAQMVKEAVERRKPIVIHDAANDPRVPPEFAEKLKLRSLLAVPLVFHENVIGYGITFTQDELRRFTRRQVRLAQAVAAQGAVAIENARAYERERRISETLQRSFLPDVPQVIGSFQFADRYEAALAEAQIGGDFYDVIEISPDKVALVMADVSGKGLSAAIHTALIKYTVRAYAIEGLDPIGLITKLNKAVYKFIGGQVFITCFYGVLDTVSGVLEYVNAGHELPLLNSSRRKLCMSLATTGTALGIVESFPFTSKSIKFEPGDVLLLYTDGATEARRNGQFLGIEGLEEMFCQFAHEDALYIVDQLDLRIREYAKGVLHDDLALLVVKAGQELK from the coding sequence ATGCCTTCAACTGACAGAAAGATAAGTTTAAAAATCAGGCTATTGGTTGTACTCCTTGCTGCTGTGATTATCCCTTCGGTAGTGATTGCAGGAATTCTAGTGCGCACGGGTGCCGAAAGAGAGCAACGCCGAATCTTTGCTGAGATGCAGGCGGTTGCGGAAGCGGTTTCAGACGACATTAGTGAGTTTATGGGCAATGTGCAATCGATCTTGGTAACGGCTAGCCTTTCTCATGCTTACTGGGTTTCTAGGCGACAAGCCCTGACCGATTTGCAAAAGAAGTTTCCCTTTTTTAAACAATTGGCAATCTATGATTTTTCAGGGATTGTCCAAGTTATAGTCCGACAAAAGGGCGCCACTTGGCAACCCCCACAAGTTCTAACAAGAGCGGCGATAAAAGAAGCAATGGCAGGGCGAAATTATACTAGTGATGTTCAGTTTGTCATGCCTCACTACCCTTTGGTTCTTGTTGCTGTGCCAATTGGTCAGCCAGGAGAGCCTCCGTCAGAGGTGCTTTTTGGTGTTGTCAGCCTTGAGACCCCGAAAGATATTATAAGCAAAATTCGCATGGGGCGGGGGGGATATGTTTTCGTTGTCGATAAAAAGGGGCGAGTTATTGCCCATCCTCTAGAACGCATGCACTTAATAGGTGCCGATTTCTCGCGGCTTGGCCCTGTGCGACAAGCTCTTGAAGGAAAAACTGATACTGCTCTTACGCGAGAAGATATTTTTACAGATCCATCAGGGAGGGAAGTTGCAGGAGTTTTTCACCGGATTCCCGATCTTGGCTGGGTTGTAGTTGTTCAAGTTCCAGTAAGCGAAGCTTTTGGATCTCAGGCTGGAACATTTGCAATAGCATTGGCTTGGGCATTTTTATTTGCCGTTCTTTTTGGTTTATTTGGGTTGTATTTGGTTCGGCGAGTAACCATCCCCATATCGAAGCTCAAGGAGGGAGCCGAAGCTATAGGCGCTGGAAATCTTTCTTGGCGCATTAATGTTCGAACGAGAGATGAATTAGAAGACCTTGCAGACGCTCTGAATCGAATGGCGGAAAACTTAGAGGTCTCTAGACGCCAACTTGAGGAAGAGCATGACCGAGCCGTTAAGGCTGCAAGAGAAGCCAACATATTGTTTAGGGTATCCCAGTCATTGGTGTTTTCCATGGACCTTGAACACCGGCTGATGGTTGTAGCCAGAAACCTTGCTGATGTGTGTGATGCAAGCAAAGCCGCACTTTGGCTAGTAGAGAACGGATACTTGAAACCTGCAATTTCTCATGGTTTATCTGCCGAAGAAAAAGAGTTTCATGCGAGCTGGAGCTTGCCTCTTTCAGCGGCTGCTCAAATGGTAAAGGAGGCTGTGGAAAGACGGAAACCAATTGTTATACACGATGCGGCAAATGATCCTCGTGTGCCGCCCGAATTCGCCGAAAAGCTCAAATTGCGGTCGCTTCTTGCGGTTCCCCTTGTGTTCCATGAAAATGTGATAGGGTATGGAATAACTTTTACTCAGGATGAATTGCGAAGATTCACGCGGCGCCAGGTAAGGCTTGCACAAGCCGTAGCTGCACAAGGTGCGGTGGCGATAGAAAATGCGCGCGCTTATGAGCGAGAACGTCGGATATCAGAGACGCTTCAGAGGTCCTTCTTGCCTGATGTGCCGCAGGTAATTGGTAGCTTCCAGTTTGCTGATAGATACGAGGCGGCTTTGGCGGAGGCACAAATCGGCGGTGATTTCTATGATGTCATAGAAATTTCTCCTGATAAGGTAGCTTTGGTTATGGCTGATGTATCAGGAAAAGGGCTGAGCGCAGCAATTCATACGGCTCTGATAAAATATACTGTTCGTGCATATGCAATTGAGGGTCTCGATCCAATAGGCCTTATTACAAAATTAAACAAAGCGGTATATAAGTTTATTGGTGGCCAAGTTTTCATTACTTGCTTCTATGGTGTGCTTGATACGGTTTCTGGCGTGCTTGAATATGTGAATGCTGGTCATGAATTGCCACTTCTCAATAGCAGCCGACGTAAGCTGTGTATGTCGCTGGCTACTACGGGCACAGCGCTTGGGATTGTTGAAAGTTTTCCATTTACTTCAAAAAGCATCAAGTTTGAGCCTGGGGACGTCCTTCTCTTATATACGGATGGTGCAACAGAAGCCCGGCGTAATGGCCAATTCTTGGGCATAGAAGGGCTTGAGGAAATGTTCTGCCAGTTCGCTCATGAGGATGCCCTGTATATAGTAGACCAGCTGGATTTACGCATCCGTGAATATGCAAAGGGCGTTCTCCACGATGACCTAGCGTTGCTTGTTGTAAAGGCAGGGCAAGAACTAAAATAA
- a CDS encoding S1 RNA-binding domain-containing protein produces the protein MAIEIGSTVDGVVVKVTEYGAIVRMQGGKTGLIHISEIADTFVRDVKDYFKEHDRVRVRVLSVNSKGRYELSTKQVEQPPQEPPEPREREKSVERPPEEINLGPEPESEPETTPVAQSFEERLSRFVKESEERLLQLKRNIESKRGNNRRR, from the coding sequence ATGGCTATAGAAATCGGAAGCACCGTCGACGGAGTAGTTGTAAAGGTAACTGAGTATGGTGCTATCGTCAGGATGCAAGGTGGAAAGACCGGCTTAATCCACATTTCCGAGATTGCGGATACGTTTGTCAGGGATGTCAAAGATTATTTCAAAGAGCACGATCGAGTTAGAGTAAGGGTCTTGAGCGTCAACAGCAAAGGGCGCTATGAACTCTCAACCAAGCAAGTTGAGCAGCCTCCTCAGGAGCCTCCGGAACCTCGCGAGCGTGAAAAATCTGTTGAGCGCCCTCCAGAAGAAATCAATCTCGGCCCTGAACCAGAAAGCGAACCTGAAACAACACCAGTAGCCCAAAGCTTCGAGGAAAGGCTATCACGTTTTGTTAAAGAAAGCGAAGAACGGCTGCTTCAGTTGAAACGCAATATCGAAAGCAAGCGTGGCAATAATAGAAGGCGCTAA
- a CDS encoding FAD-dependent oxidoreductase, whose translation MNIDNNFDVIVAGGGVAGIAAAVCSSRIGVKTLLIERYGFLGGLGTAGLVNPFMSSCTSKGEQLVGGFFKEICDRMADMGGMFGRAFDPEAMKFVAQEMLLESGGHLLLHSWITGVRVVGRRVIGVEILTKSGTINLDGAVTIDATGDGDVSAMAGAPFEMGSPEHGMTQAMTLMFTIGGVDIRKALMYAKDNPDQMRFPKPQTDADVERLLKTSVGVAGFYKEVDEARSKGEFPLPQDMVFFIALPTPGHVVVNTTHIGGLDGTRSEDLTQAEIEGRRQTMALMKFFRNYVPGFENAYLVQTATQIGVRETRRILGEYIFTAEDVVAGRKFPDPVLRSAYPVDIHRPTGIGYSRADDGKPTNAPPPGDWYEVPYRCLVPREIENLLVAGRCLSATHEGQGAVRIMPNCMALGQAAGIAAALCVREGVTPRKLDYKLLRDYLLAQGAII comes from the coding sequence TTGAATATTGACAATAATTTCGATGTTATTGTGGCAGGTGGTGGCGTTGCAGGTATTGCCGCTGCCGTTTGTTCGTCAAGAATTGGAGTCAAGACGCTCCTAATTGAACGCTATGGATTTTTGGGCGGTCTTGGGACAGCTGGGCTGGTTAATCCTTTTATGAGCTCCTGCACTTCAAAGGGTGAACAGCTTGTCGGAGGTTTCTTTAAAGAAATTTGCGACCGAATGGCAGATATGGGCGGTATGTTTGGAAGAGCATTCGACCCAGAGGCGATGAAGTTTGTCGCACAGGAAATGCTGCTCGAATCGGGCGGGCACCTCCTTCTCCATTCTTGGATAACAGGGGTTCGCGTTGTTGGGAGAAGGGTCATCGGCGTTGAGATTTTAACAAAAAGCGGGACGATTAACCTCGATGGCGCAGTTACAATTGATGCTACTGGAGATGGTGATGTTTCGGCAATGGCAGGCGCACCATTTGAGATGGGAAGCCCGGAACATGGAATGACTCAGGCGATGACTCTTATGTTCACAATCGGTGGTGTTGATATTCGCAAAGCGCTAATGTATGCCAAGGACAACCCAGATCAAATGCGCTTTCCAAAGCCGCAAACCGATGCGGATGTAGAGCGTCTGCTGAAAACGTCCGTTGGAGTTGCGGGCTTTTATAAGGAAGTTGACGAAGCACGTAGTAAAGGCGAGTTTCCACTTCCGCAAGATATGGTTTTCTTCATAGCATTACCAACGCCTGGTCACGTCGTGGTGAACACGACGCACATTGGAGGGTTGGATGGTACTCGTTCGGAAGATTTAACGCAAGCTGAGATAGAGGGGCGGCGGCAGACGATGGCTTTGATGAAATTCTTCCGGAATTATGTGCCAGGTTTTGAGAATGCTTACTTAGTTCAAACCGCAACCCAAATTGGCGTAAGGGAGACACGTCGTATTTTAGGCGAGTATATCTTTACAGCAGAAGACGTAGTAGCTGGAAGAAAATTCCCTGACCCTGTGTTGAGGTCTGCGTATCCAGTGGATATCCATCGTCCTACTGGCATTGGTTATTCGCGTGCGGATGATGGAAAGCCAACAAATGCTCCTCCTCCTGGTGATTGGTATGAGGTTCCCTATCGGTGTTTGGTGCCGCGTGAAATTGAAAATCTTCTCGTTGCAGGCCGATGTCTTTCTGCAACCCACGAGGGTCAGGGAGCTGTTCGAATAATGCCGAATTGCATGGCACTTGGCCAGGCGGCTGGTATAGCTGCTGCGCTTTGTGTTAGGGAAGGTGTGACTCCTCGGAAGCTGGACTATAAACTCCTAAGAGATTACCTACTAGCTCAGGGAGCAATTATCTAA
- a CDS encoding gamma-glutamyltransferase family protein — MGKAVDVVSKFGMVASDNALASQVGRDILQAGGNAVDAAVATALALCVVKPASNGIGGYGGQMVIYLSSKRRVVTIDYNTRAPKAATEGMFEIEDNTKKYGLGEFAPVVNNANFVGPLAVSVPGTVAGLSLAAEKFGRLGWGKVMEPIIRLAADGFPVYPGLAAQLEWLKNGADEDSIATMFPDGSIPQEGEIWVQSDLARLLETLAADPRSFYVGEIAEKIANRVQSLGGILTLSDMAEYKAQICKPLVLEYRGKQVHACPALSGSPTALEILSVLNVLSPEPYSADDSKYWADLADTLVLAWRDRFKYIGDVPGIERKIRWLISSKHAGKLARRIKKGPVARRLRKSETVGCTVSLVACDSEHNMVALTQTHGGGWGAKVGVPGLGIVLNHGMSRFDPRPGFPNSVGPGKAVMHNMSPLIVTSNGNPVAAFGLPGGRMIPNMVAQFAVNIIDFDMTPAETLNRPRIHTHLAGMLVEKHLPETAREAMKARGHMLEERETLAGLASCIRIDGSQIVGASGAGVEGAAGVLE; from the coding sequence ATGGGCAAGGCTGTTGATGTTGTTAGTAAGTTTGGCATGGTTGCTTCAGACAATGCGCTGGCTTCTCAGGTTGGGCGCGATATACTTCAGGCAGGCGGGAATGCCGTAGACGCAGCGGTTGCGACCGCTCTAGCGCTTTGCGTGGTAAAACCTGCGTCTAATGGAATCGGTGGTTATGGGGGGCAGATGGTTATTTATCTTTCGAGTAAAAGACGAGTTGTCACTATTGACTACAATACTCGTGCTCCGAAGGCGGCAACCGAAGGTATGTTTGAAATTGAGGATAATACAAAAAAGTATGGTTTAGGAGAGTTTGCCCCCGTTGTTAACAATGCTAATTTCGTAGGTCCTCTTGCCGTATCTGTTCCCGGAACTGTAGCAGGTCTTTCCTTGGCAGCTGAGAAATTTGGCCGCCTTGGGTGGGGTAAAGTTATGGAGCCGATTATCCGCCTTGCGGCTGATGGGTTCCCAGTTTATCCAGGGTTGGCTGCGCAGCTCGAATGGCTGAAGAATGGTGCAGATGAAGATTCGATAGCAACAATGTTTCCCGATGGCAGCATACCACAGGAGGGCGAAATCTGGGTGCAATCGGATTTGGCTCGCCTATTGGAGACGCTAGCCGCCGACCCTCGTTCTTTCTATGTTGGAGAAATTGCAGAAAAAATTGCAAACCGCGTTCAATCATTGGGTGGTATACTCACTTTAAGTGATATGGCAGAATACAAGGCACAGATCTGCAAGCCATTAGTTCTTGAATACAGAGGAAAACAAGTTCACGCTTGTCCGGCACTGTCAGGTAGTCCAACTGCACTTGAGATTCTGTCAGTGCTCAATGTGTTGAGCCCAGAGCCATACTCGGCGGACGATTCAAAATATTGGGCAGATCTCGCAGATACGCTAGTCCTAGCTTGGAGAGATCGGTTCAAATATATCGGCGATGTTCCTGGCATTGAGCGAAAAATTCGATGGTTGATTTCCAGTAAACATGCTGGCAAGCTTGCTAGAAGGATTAAAAAAGGGCCGGTTGCTCGCCGACTCCGCAAATCTGAAACAGTGGGCTGCACGGTAAGCCTGGTGGCTTGTGATTCCGAGCACAATATGGTTGCCCTAACGCAGACTCATGGCGGTGGATGGGGCGCGAAGGTTGGCGTTCCTGGCCTTGGTATTGTTTTAAACCATGGAATGTCGCGTTTTGATCCGAGGCCGGGCTTTCCAAACTCTGTTGGCCCAGGGAAGGCCGTGATGCATAACATGTCGCCGCTAATCGTTACTAGCAACGGTAACCCGGTTGCAGCTTTTGGGCTTCCAGGGGGCCGCATGATACCCAACATGGTGGCTCAGTTTGCAGTAAATATCATTGACTTTGACATGACACCTGCTGAAACACTTAATCGCCCAAGGATACACACTCATCTTGCAGGAATGCTTGTTGAGAAGCATCTGCCGGAGACTGCGAGGGAGGCGATGAAGGCACGTGGGCATATGCTGGAGGAGCGCGAAACACTTGCAGGCCTTGCCTCATGCATACGAATAGATGGCAGTCAAATTGTAGGTGCTTCTGGTGCTGGGGTGGAAGGCGCAGCAGGGGTTCTGGAGTAA
- a CDS encoding EamA family transporter yields MSFLLLMVAFMLTGLLHVANKALHECGLDAYRDLYMLMYYAVPMIMGLILLKIQGGKTTMTDRKIGLFMGFSGALSLLFFLIALQQIPGIVAFPVRNLGNLVVTATLSMAAWKEKLSHSQWLGVILSLIAIWLIY; encoded by the coding sequence ATGAGCTTTCTTCTCCTTATGGTTGCATTCATGCTGACAGGTCTGCTCCATGTGGCAAACAAAGCGCTTCATGAATGCGGGTTGGATGCCTACCGTGATTTATATATGCTAATGTACTATGCCGTTCCAATGATAATGGGGTTGATTCTCTTAAAGATACAGGGCGGAAAAACAACAATGACCGACCGAAAAATAGGTTTGTTCATGGGATTTAGCGGTGCACTAAGCTTGCTCTTTTTCTTGATTGCGCTTCAGCAAATCCCTGGAATAGTTGCCTTTCCTGTTAGGAACCTTGGCAACTTAGTTGTCACGGCAACCCTCTCAATGGCCGCATGGAAAGAAAAACTTTCGCACAGCCAGTGGCTCGGGGTCATTCTTTCGCTTATTGCTATTTGGCTAATTTATTAG
- a CDS encoding EamA family transporter, producing the protein MILSIIFNTGFAMSYKIATRRNSNVQAVNVWMYIGSTLTVITYILIKHELSLNIHAIILGSISGFMVFFATLAFFYHIGYGQLSASWTVISLAIAFPVLASIFVWHEQPNHKQIVGLVLITFALILFGRHETRNGGTS; encoded by the coding sequence TTGATATTATCAATCATCTTCAATACCGGCTTTGCCATGAGCTACAAGATAGCGACACGGCGAAATTCGAATGTCCAAGCCGTAAACGTTTGGATGTACATTGGCTCTACCCTAACCGTAATCACCTATATTCTTATAAAGCATGAACTGTCGCTAAACATTCATGCTATTATTTTAGGTTCAATTTCAGGGTTTATGGTTTTCTTTGCAACTTTGGCATTTTTTTATCACATAGGCTACGGTCAGCTTTCAGCATCCTGGACAGTTATCAGCCTGGCGATAGCATTTCCCGTATTGGCCTCTATCTTTGTCTGGCACGAGCAACCAAATCACAAGCAGATTGTTGGCCTTGTGCTAATTACTTTTGCACTTATTCTTTTTGGCAGGCACGAAACAAGAAATGGAGGCACGTCATAA
- a CDS encoding mannose-1-phosphate guanylyltransferase, producing MEMYGIVMAGGGGTRLWPKSRENFPKQIHPLVGEKPLVQAMTDRLSAILGEDKVYIITNAHHVDLICEATARKPDAVFIDPYRRDTAPCIGLAAAYISLIDPEAILGVFPSDHYISGDEEFAQTILAAKKLAEMGKVVTIGIPPTAPETGYGYIQIEPEYKVVEGCEVHKAKRFVEKPDLPTAKRYVESGDYLWNSGMFVWSVPKIMELFALHLPDIHERLMRIKDAVGGENETEVLHREYEAMRRISVDYGIMEKLNDIMVVRATFGWNDIGSWTAVSDIMQKDEHGNAVNAFHIGIDTTNSLVVGSKDKLIATIGLDDMIIVDTEDALLVCPKDRAQDVKKLVELLKERGLDKYL from the coding sequence ATGGAGATGTATGGCATTGTCATGGCAGGCGGCGGAGGCACACGATTGTGGCCAAAGTCTCGAGAAAACTTCCCTAAGCAGATACATCCTCTTGTGGGAGAGAAGCCGCTTGTGCAGGCTATGACAGACAGATTATCCGCAATTCTTGGTGAGGACAAGGTCTACATCATAACTAATGCCCATCACGTAGATTTAATCTGCGAAGCAACTGCGCGGAAGCCCGATGCGGTGTTTATTGATCCTTATAGGCGCGATACAGCACCTTGCATAGGCCTTGCGGCGGCATATATAAGCCTAATAGACCCAGAGGCAATTTTGGGGGTTTTCCCGTCAGACCATTATATTTCGGGTGATGAAGAGTTTGCACAAACTATACTGGCGGCGAAGAAGCTAGCGGAAATGGGGAAAGTGGTCACGATTGGTATACCTCCGACAGCCCCTGAGACAGGATATGGTTATATTCAAATAGAGCCCGAATACAAAGTCGTTGAGGGATGCGAGGTTCATAAGGCAAAACGGTTTGTTGAAAAGCCTGACCTTCCGACCGCTAAAAGATATGTTGAGAGTGGTGATTATCTTTGGAATAGCGGCATGTTTGTATGGAGTGTGCCAAAAATAATGGAGCTCTTCGCTCTTCATTTGCCAGATATTCATGAGCGTTTGATGCGAATAAAAGATGCCGTCGGCGGAGAAAATGAAACCGAAGTTCTCCACCGTGAGTATGAAGCAATGCGTCGGATTTCCGTTGATTATGGAATAATGGAGAAACTCAACGATATTATGGTCGTGCGGGCAACGTTTGGTTGGAATGACATTGGCAGTTGGACGGCAGTAAGCGACATAATGCAAAAAGATGAACACGGAAACGCAGTTAACGCTTTTCACATAGGAATAGATACGACCAATAGCTTGGTTGTTGGTTCAAAGGATAAGCTAATTGCAACCATTGGGCTTGATGATATGATTATTGTTGATACCGAAGACGCGCTCCTTGTTTGTCCGAAAGACCGTGCGCAGGATGTGAAAAAGTTGGTAGAGTTATTGAAAGAGCGGGGTTTGGATAAATATCTGTGA
- a CDS encoding cob(I)yrinic acid a,c-diamide adenosyltransferase, whose protein sequence is MGIRKGIVQVYTGNGKGKTTAAWGLALRAIGRGLRVAVVQFLKPGKSGEVLAAERLGSAISVFGRTSPFDPNVNQRESAVLREESRQNWAQAVEIIESGEYDIVILDEMCVVLHYSFVNSEEVLEILKRRPPWVDVILTGRYAPKELVDAADLVTEMVEVKHPGNSRQGIEY, encoded by the coding sequence ATGGGCATCCGCAAGGGCATCGTACAAGTTTATACGGGAAACGGAAAAGGTAAGACAACCGCTGCGTGGGGACTTGCGCTTAGAGCTATTGGGCGTGGGCTTAGGGTGGCAGTTGTGCAATTTCTGAAACCTGGCAAATCGGGAGAGGTTTTAGCCGCAGAGCGCCTTGGGTCGGCAATTTCAGTTTTTGGACGAACATCGCCTTTTGATCCAAATGTCAACCAACGTGAATCGGCAGTTCTACGTGAGGAAAGCCGTCAAAATTGGGCGCAGGCGGTTGAAATAATTGAATCTGGCGAGTATGACATAGTCATTTTGGATGAAATGTGCGTAGTGCTTCATTATAGTTTTGTCAATTCCGAGGAAGTACTAGAAATTCTCAAGCGGCGTCCACCTTGGGTAGATGTTATTTTGACAGGTAGGTATGCGCCTAAGGAACTTGTGGATGCCGCCGACCTTGTGACAGAAATGGTTGAAGTAAAGCATCCTGGAAATTCGAGACAGGGGATTGAATATTAG